The DNA sequence GTCGACATCGTCGGGCATTCGCTGGGCGCGCTCACCGCGACGCTGGTGGCCCAGCGCCGGCCGGGCCTGGCACGCAGGCTCGTGCTCGAGGAGATGCCGATGCCGCTGCGCGCCGACGACCCCGCGCCGGAGGTGCCCGCGCACCGGCCCACGCCCGCCGAGCTGTGGCACGCGCTGGGTGCGATGGTCCGCAGCCCCCGCGGCGTCGTGGCGTTCGACCGGGGGCTGACGGAGCCGGCGATGACCCAGTTCCGGGCGCCCAACCCGCGCTGGTGGGCGGCGTTGCCTGCGCTGCGCGGCGTGCCGGTGCTGTTCCTGCGAGGCACCCGTCCCGGCAGCATGGTCGACCCGGCGCTGCTGGCCGAGATGGCGCGTGTGCTGCCGGGGATGGACGTGCGCGGGGTGCCGTGCGGGCACAGCATTCACCGGGACCGGAAGGCCCGGTTCGAGGCCGTGGTGATGCGGTTCCTCGGCGCGCCGGAGGGGCCGCCGGTGGCGCCGCCCGTGGAGCCGCCGGGTGGGGCGACGGTCGGGCGGCCGGTGCGGCAGGACTAGGATTCTTCCGTCCGAACACCGAATTCCACGCCGGACGAGGGTGTGGAGGCTGGAGGTACCGTGGCAGGCCGGGGGCATCCGCCGCGCGATTTGCGACATCTCGCGGACTTCACGGCGCATCGCCGGATCCTGCTCATCACCGCGCTGGCGGTGCCGGTCGGGCTGCTGGGCGCCTGCGCGGCGTGGGTGCTGCTCAAACTGATCGGGCTCATCACCAACCTCGTGTTCTACCAGCGGGTCGCCACGGAACTGGTGGCCCCGGGCGCCGGTGACCACAGCCCCCTCCTCATCATCGGGGCGCCGGTGGCCGGCGGGCTGATCGTCGGCCTGATGGCACGGTACGGCTCGGAGAAGATCCGCGGCCACGGCATGCCGGAGGCCATCGAGTCGATCCTGCTGGGCGGCAGCAAGATCGAGCCTCGAGTGGCCGTGCTCAAGCCCACCTCCTCGGCGGTGGCCATCGGCACCGGCGGGCCGTTCGGCGCCGAAGGCCCCATCATCATGACCGGCGGCGCGCTGGGGTCGCTGCTGGCCCAGTTCCTGCGGCTCACCGCCGACGAGCGCAAGACGCTGCTGGTCGCCGGCTCGGCGGCGGGCATGGCGGCCACGTTCAACACGCCGTTCGCCGCCATCATCCTGGCGGTGGAGCTGCTGCTGTTCGAGTGGCGCCCGCGCAGCTTCATCCCGGTGGTCGCCGCGGTCACCGTTGCGACACTGCTGCGGCACGTGATCCTGGGTACCGGCCCGCTGTTCCCCAGCACCGGCGAGTTCCACATGAGCGCGGCGGCCTGGGTGCTGTGCGCGGTCACCGGCGTGGTCTCGGGCCTGCTGGCGGTGGTGGCGACGACGCTCGTGTACGCCTCGGAGGACCTGTTCCGCAAGCTGCCCGTGCACTGGATGTGGTGGCCGGCGATCGGCGGCGTGATCATCGGCATCGGCGGGCTGTTCGTACCCCAGGCGCTGGGTGTGGGCTACGACGTGATCGGTGCCGAGCTGGACGGTTCCATCGGCCTGGGCCTCGTGGTGGGGATCCTCGTCGTCAAGACCCTCATCTGGTCGCTGTCGCTCGGCTCAGGGACCTCCGGCGGCGTGCTGGCTCCGATGTTCATGATCGGCGGCGCCCTGGGCGCGCTGGAGGCCCAGGTGTTCCCAGACGTCGGGCCCGGGTTCTGGGCGCTGGTGGCCCTGGCCGGGGTGGTCGGCGGGGTGATGCGCTCGCCCATCACCGGCGTGGTGTTCGCCGCCGAGCTCACCCACCGCTTCGACGCACTGCTGCCGCTGGTCATCGGGGCGACGGCGGCGTACGCGGTATCGGTGCTCACACTCAAACGCTCGGTGCTCACCGAGAAGATCGCCCGCCGCGGGTTCCACGTTTCCCGCGAATACGACGTGGACCCCCTCGAGATCCTCTTCGTCGGGGAGGTCATGAACAGCACCCTCGTCAGCTTCGCCCACGACATCACGGTCGACGACGCCGCCGCCACGGTCGCCGGCAACGATCCGGCCACGCGGGCCGATCGACGCCAGCTGCTCTATCCGGTGGTGGACGGGCGCGACAACCTGGTCGGCGTGGTCACCTCGGGCATGCTCGAGAACGCGGTGTACCGGGGCGAATCGGACGAGCTGCTCTCGGCGTTGGCGGTCACGCCCATCGTCACCCACCCGGAGGAGACCCTGCGGTCGGCGGCGATGAGCATGACGGAGCACGAGGTGACCAGGATGCCGGTGGTCGACCGGGAGCGGCCGCAGCGGGTGCTGGGCATCGTGACCCTGCCGATGCTGCTCGCCGGCCGGCAGAAGGATCTGGACGAGGCGCGCACCACCGAGCGGGTGCTGCGGATCCGGGTCGTGCGGCCGCGGTGGCTCGGCGGGCCGGTCGGTGGCGGGGACGATGCCGGCAGCGGGAACGGTGTCGGCACCGGCAGCGAGGGGGACCAGGCGGCCGGGGCGGCGATGGGCAGCGGTTCCGCCGGCTGACCGCACTCCTCCGCCGAACGCACGGGGGCCAGTGGCTACTCCGGCCGGTCGCACCGTCGCCTGCGGGGTGTTTGCCGCTGTAGCCCGAGCGGAAGGCGTGGCGCGGCGAGGGGGGAGCGTTCGTGCCCAGCCAGGAAGGTGCCGAAGAACCGGCAGACGGCTACCCGGATCTTCCGGATGATTCCCGAATCCCTTTCACGCCGGCGACCGCGCCAAGGCCGACTCCAGACGATGTCGCCTGTCCCGGCACTGCGAGAAGGAGAACGCGGCGAACGCTCGACGCGCCATTGAAGTGGCACGTCAGAGCGTCGCCGCCTGAACAACGCCGGGAGCCGTGGGGCGGCTACTCCGCCGGGCGCGCCGTCTTCATCGCGCGGTCGAGCTCCCAGAACGCGCGCAGCGACAGCAGATCGCCGGCGCCGTCCACGCGGTAGATGAACACGCCCTCCGCATCGATCACATGGCCGCCCATCGTGGTGCGGATGCGCCCGATGTTGGCAACCTCGTCGCCGCATGCCACCGAGTCGTCGATGAGGAACTCGATCGAGTCGGTCTTCGCGATGGCCATGTCCCAGAAGCGGCCGATGGCCTCCCGGCCGTGATGGCCGGCGCCCTCGGGATCGAAGCCGGACTTGCCGACGGGGTCCTCCACCCACCCGTCGTCGGCGAAGAGGCCCAGCCAGGCCTGCTTGTCCTTGGCGCGCACGGCCGCCATCGACCGCCGCGACGCCGCGCGGGCCGGGTGCTCGTCGCCGCTGCTGTTCATGCCTCCGCCTTTCCGGCCGTAGCGGGCTTGTCGGCCCCCACCACCCACATCGAGAAGTACTGCGAGCCGCCGCCGTAGGCGTGGCCCAGCGCCTTGCGTGCGTCCTGCACCTGGTGGGCGCCGCCCTTGCCGGTGACCTGGATGGCGGCCTCGGCGAACCGGATCATGCCCGACGCGCCGATGGGGTTGGACGAGAGCACGCCGCCGGATGCGTTGACGGGCAGCTTGCCGTCGAGCGCCGTCGCACCCGATTCGGTGAGCTTCCAACCCTGGCCCTCCTCGGCGAATCCGAGGTTCTCCAGCCACATCGGCTCGAACCAGGAGAACGGCACGTAGATCTCGGCCGCGTCAATCTCCTCGAGGGGGTTCGTGATGCCTGCCTGCTTCCACAGCGCGGCCGCCGCGTCCCGTCCCGCCTGCGGCGAAACCTGGTTGCGCCCGGAGAACCACGTGGGCTCGGTGCGCATGGCGGTGGCGTGGATCCAGGCGACGGGGCGTCCCGCCGCGACGGACGCGTCGGCGCTCGCCTCGTCGCCGATCACCATCGCGCACGCCCCGTCGGACGACGGGCAGGTCTCGTCGTAGCGGATCGGGTCCCACAGCATCTGCGACTGCTGCACGGACTCGACCGTCATGTCCGGCTGGTGCAGGTGGGCGAGCGGATTGAGCGCGCCATTGCGCCGGTCCTTTGCGGCCACGATCGCGCCGACGTGCTCGGGGGCGCCGGACTCGCGGATGTAGGAGCGCACGTGCGGGGCGAAATAGCCGCCCGCCCCGGCGCCGACGGGCTTGTTGAACGGGATCGGGATCGACAGCGCCCACATCGCGTTGGACTCCGACTGCTTCTCCCACGCGACAACCAGGACCTTGCGGTGGATCCCGGACTGTACCATCTTGCCGCCGACGATGGACGTCGACCCGCCCACCGAGCCGGCGGTGTGCACGCGGAAGAGCGGCTTGCCCACGGCGCCGAGCGCGTCGGCGGTGGGCAGCTCCGGCATCATGACGCCCTCGAACAGGTCGGGGGCCTTGCCGATGACGATCGCGTCGATCTCGTCGAGGGTGACGGAGGCGTCGGCGAGCGCGCGGTCGATGGCCTCGCGGCACAGCGCGCCCATCGTCACGTCGTGGCGCTTGGCGACGTACTTGGTCTGCCCGGTGCCGAGCACTGCGGCCAGGTTCTTGCTCATGGTGTAGGTCTCCTCCTGGCTGGTCAGCGTCGTCCGTCGAGGACGCACACGAGGTTCTGCTGCAGCAGCGGGCCGCTGGTGGCGTGCCCCAGTGCCCGGTCGGCGCCGCCGTCGATCACGGCCCGCGCGGCGTTGCCGATGCGCTGCAGACCCGCAGCGAACATCGGATTGCCGGTGAGCGGGCCGCCGGACGGGTTGATCGCGACCGCATCGGCCGCACCGTCGAGGCCCAGGGCGGAACGCAGGATGAGCTCCTGGTGGGTGAACGGGGCGTGCAGCTCGGCCATCGTGATGCCCGCGACGTCGCCGCCGGTGGCGCGCTCGCCCGCCTCGGCGGCGGACGGCGCGGTGGTCAGGTCGCGCCCGCCCAGCTCGGCCGAGTCGATGATGTGCTCGAATCCGGTGATCCATGCGGGGTTGTCGCACAGTGCGAAGGCCCGGCGCCCGCTGGCGAGGACGATCGCCGCCGCGCCGTCGGTGACCGGGGCGATGTCGTGGCGCCGCAGCGGGTCGGCGAGCATCGGCTGCGCCAAGAGCTGCTCGGCGGTGACGTCGTCGGTGACGGTGCCGTCGGGAGCGCGGAATCCGGCGAACTGCGCCGCCGGGTTGCCCACCGCGTCGCGACGCGAACGCGCCGCCACCTCGGCCATCGCCGCCTCGTCCCACAGGCCGGCGTCGAGGCCCAGGCGGGCCTGCATGCCGGCGAGGGCGAGCGAGTCCGGCCACAGCGGCGCGACCACGTACGGATCGGTCTGCAGGGCCAGGGTGCGGCGCAGGTTCCCGGCGGACGACTTGCCGAAGCCGTACGCCAGGGCGGTGTCGGTCTCCCCGGTTTTGAGCTTGACGTAGGCCTCGTACATGGCCCACGCTCCGTCCATCTCCACGTGCGATTCGTCGATCGGCGGCACGGCGCCGATCGCGTCCACCGAGGAGATGAACGAGAACGCGCGGCCGGACATGTAGTCCGACGAGCCGGAGCACCAGAAGCCGATGTCGCGGCGGGTGATGCCCAGGTCCTTGTAGATCTGCTGGAAGATCGGCACCAGCATCTCGGTGCCGTTGGTGGTGCTGTAGCTGCGGCGCACCGACGGCGACTGGCAGAAGCCGACCACGGCGACGTCGTCGTCGGTGACGGTCTCGGGTGTCAGCGCGCCGGGCCGGGCGGCGGTCTGCGTTGATGTCATGTGTGCGTGCTCCCCGTTCACAGGTGCTCGGCGTAGGACTCGTACGGCGCGTCGGGTTCGCCGGTGGGCGCGAAGTGCTCGATGTTGCCCGTCGACGGGACCCATTCCTCGCGCGGCTTCCACACCGCGCGCACGCGCATGCCCATGCGCACCTCGGACGGGTCGCAGCCCAGGACCAGGTGCAGCAGTGGGATGTCCGCGCCGTCGAGGAGGATGTAGGCGCCCACGTAGGGCGGCTTGATCTTCTGCCCGATGAACGGCACGTTGACG is a window from the Tomitella gaofuii genome containing:
- a CDS encoding alpha/beta fold hydrolase, with protein sequence MSASVRTVAPAGVEIAYRHTRSGASPGADPVLFIHGMGGDGRTWDAAARAVRASGRDVLTVDLRGHGRSARASSYRFDDIAQDVIGVCDHLGLRRVDIVGHSLGALTATLVAQRRPGLARRLVLEEMPMPLRADDPAPEVPAHRPTPAELWHALGAMVRSPRGVVAFDRGLTEPAMTQFRAPNPRWWAALPALRGVPVLFLRGTRPGSMVDPALLAEMARVLPGMDVRGVPCGHSIHRDRKARFEAVVMRFLGAPEGPPVAPPVEPPGGATVGRPVRQD
- a CDS encoding chloride channel protein; translation: MAGRGHPPRDLRHLADFTAHRRILLITALAVPVGLLGACAAWVLLKLIGLITNLVFYQRVATELVAPGAGDHSPLLIIGAPVAGGLIVGLMARYGSEKIRGHGMPEAIESILLGGSKIEPRVAVLKPTSSAVAIGTGGPFGAEGPIIMTGGALGSLLAQFLRLTADERKTLLVAGSAAGMAATFNTPFAAIILAVELLLFEWRPRSFIPVVAAVTVATLLRHVILGTGPLFPSTGEFHMSAAAWVLCAVTGVVSGLLAVVATTLVYASEDLFRKLPVHWMWWPAIGGVIIGIGGLFVPQALGVGYDVIGAELDGSIGLGLVVGILVVKTLIWSLSLGSGTSGGVLAPMFMIGGALGALEAQVFPDVGPGFWALVALAGVVGGVMRSPITGVVFAAELTHRFDALLPLVIGATAAYAVSVLTLKRSVLTEKIARRGFHVSREYDVDPLEILFVGEVMNSTLVSFAHDITVDDAAATVAGNDPATRADRRQLLYPVVDGRDNLVGVVTSGMLENAVYRGESDELLSALAVTPIVTHPEETLRSAAMSMTEHEVTRMPVVDRERPQRVLGIVTLPMLLAGRQKDLDEARTTERVLRIRVVRPRWLGGPVGGGDDAGSGNGVGTGSEGDQAAGAAMGSGSAG
- a CDS encoding nuclear transport factor 2 family protein, with the protein product MNSSGDEHPARAASRRSMAAVRAKDKQAWLGLFADDGWVEDPVGKSGFDPEGAGHHGREAIGRFWDMAIAKTDSIEFLIDDSVACGDEVANIGRIRTTMGGHVIDAEGVFIYRVDGAGDLLSLRAFWELDRAMKTARPAE
- a CDS encoding thiolase domain-containing protein — its product is MSKNLAAVLGTGQTKYVAKRHDVTMGALCREAIDRALADASVTLDEIDAIVIGKAPDLFEGVMMPELPTADALGAVGKPLFRVHTAGSVGGSTSIVGGKMVQSGIHRKVLVVAWEKQSESNAMWALSIPIPFNKPVGAGAGGYFAPHVRSYIRESGAPEHVGAIVAAKDRRNGALNPLAHLHQPDMTVESVQQSQMLWDPIRYDETCPSSDGACAMVIGDEASADASVAAGRPVAWIHATAMRTEPTWFSGRNQVSPQAGRDAAAALWKQAGITNPLEEIDAAEIYVPFSWFEPMWLENLGFAEEGQGWKLTESGATALDGKLPVNASGGVLSSNPIGASGMIRFAEAAIQVTGKGGAHQVQDARKALGHAYGGGSQYFSMWVVGADKPATAGKAEA
- a CDS encoding thiolase domain-containing protein, with translation MTSTQTAARPGALTPETVTDDDVAVVGFCQSPSVRRSYSTTNGTEMLVPIFQQIYKDLGITRRDIGFWCSGSSDYMSGRAFSFISSVDAIGAVPPIDESHVEMDGAWAMYEAYVKLKTGETDTALAYGFGKSSAGNLRRTLALQTDPYVVAPLWPDSLALAGMQARLGLDAGLWDEAAMAEVAARSRRDAVGNPAAQFAGFRAPDGTVTDDVTAEQLLAQPMLADPLRRHDIAPVTDGAAAIVLASGRRAFALCDNPAWITGFEHIIDSAELGGRDLTTAPSAAEAGERATGGDVAGITMAELHAPFTHQELILRSALGLDGAADAVAINPSGGPLTGNPMFAAGLQRIGNAARAVIDGGADRALGHATSGPLLQQNLVCVLDGRR